In Rhinolophus ferrumequinum isolate MPI-CBG mRhiFer1 chromosome 25, mRhiFer1_v1.p, whole genome shotgun sequence, the following proteins share a genomic window:
- the TCN2 gene encoding transcobalamin-2, with protein sequence MGHLGTLLFLLGALGALADICNIPEVDSTLVQKLGQHLLPWMDQLSLEHLNPSIYVGLRLSSLEAGTSEDFYLHSLKLNYQQSLLGSASSDDNSDIQAKPSMGQLALYLLALRSNCEFVGGRKGDRLVSQLKRFLEDEKRAIGDHHKGHPHTSYYQYGLSILALCVHQKRVHDSVVGKLLYAVEHDHHPHQGHLSVDTMAMAGLAFTCLKRSHFNPDQRNRMTLAIRKVQEKILKAQTPEGYFGNVYSTPLALQLLVTSHMPGVELGIPCLKATTALLASLQDEAVQNVLMISQLLPVLNQRSYVDLISPDCLAPRVMLEPAVETTSQSQVPEVIHVVLKVPSVWPPYTHSISVPAGSSLEDVLKKAQELGGFMYGTQATLSGPYLTSVMGKEVGEREFWQLIRAPDTPLQQGIADYRPQDRETIELRLVIW encoded by the exons ATGGGGCACCTTGGGACCCTCCTCTTCCTGCTGGGGGCCCTGGGGGCTCTCGCTGACATCTGCA ACATACCAGAGGTGGACAGCACGCTGGTGCAGAAACTGGGCCAGCACCTCTTGCCCTGGATGgaccagctctccctggagcacCTGAACCCCAGTATCTACGTGGGCCTGCGCCTCTCCAGCCTAGAGGCTGGAACCAGTGAGGACTTCTACCTGCACAGCCTCAAGCTCAATTACCAGCAGAGCCTCCTGGG GTCTGCCTCCAGTGATGACAACAGTGACATCCAGGCCAAGCCGTCCATGGGCCAGCTGGCCCTCTACCTGCTGGCTCTCAGGTCCAACTGCGAGTTTGTTGGCGGCCGCAAGGGGGACAGGCTGGTCTCACAGCTGAAGAGGTTCCTGGAGGATGAGAAGAGGGCAATTG GGGACCATCACAAGGGGCACCCCCACACCAGCTACTACCAGTATGGCCTGAGCATCCTGGCCCTGTGTGTCCACCAGAAGCGGGTCCATGACAGCGTGGTAGGCAAACTCCTGTATGCCGTGGAACACGACCACCATCCCCACCAGGGCCACCTTTCTGTGG aCACGATGGCCATGGCAGGCTTGGCCTTCACCTGCCTGAAGCGCTCCCACTTCAACCCCGATCAGAGAAACCGGATGACTCTGGCCATCAGGAAAGTGCAAGAGAAGATCCTGAAGGCCCAGACTCCAGAGGGCTACTTTGGGAATGTCTACAGCACCCCTCTGGCGTTACAG TTGTTGGTGACCTCCCATATGCCTGGCGTGGAGCTGGGCATACCATGCCTCAAAGCAACGACTGCTCTGTTGGCCAGCCTGCAGGATGAGGCCGTCCAGAATGTTCTCATGATTTCCCAGCTGCTGCCTGTCCTGAACCAAAGGAGCTATGTGGATCTCATCTCCCCAGACTGCCTGGCACCAAGAG TTATGTTGGAACCAGCTGTGGAGACCACTTCACAGAGCCAAGTCCCAGAAGTCATTCATGTCGTGTTGAAAGTCCCCAGTGTCTGGCCACCATATACGCACTCCATCTCTGTCCCTGCCGGGTCCTCTTTGGAAGATGTCCTGAAGAAGGCGCAGGAGCTCGGAGGATTCAT GTATGGAACACAGGCCACCTTGTCTGGCCCTTACCTGACCTCCGTGATGGGGAAAGAAGTCGGGGAACGTGAGTTCTGGCAGCTCATCCGAGCCCCTGACACCCCGCTGCAACAAG GTATTGCTGACTACAGACCCCAGGACAGAGAAACCATCGAGCTGAGGCTGGTTATCTGGTAG